In a genomic window of Styela clava chromosome 11, kaStyClav1.hap1.2, whole genome shotgun sequence:
- the LOC120347088 gene encoding uncharacterized protein LOC120347088 isoform X3: MALLEQCIVIVLSLIISLNYVNSQNCIPPPKGMNIEEQAYRSSVVVKVKVTAPGKVNHTAVITEVYATKNGGLKKTDVITFGPVKKGKECPRIKKNSNLILFLEEPSTTDPKFYRIKYNPHTKMNVAKKLKKKILCKGCFKAPQIKEKNKEKSLKENTKFTFKCKIKGNPKPMAEILKDGKAIKKEKGVKIKISKKGGGGRLIISKLKMHHSGTYTCGTENFLGSAEVSYKLTVLKDDCEECGSRGDGFCVNGRCCIVPVVNETACRCKKGFTGKRCEEPYINVLKTEDTDNNPYIIEARYHQQTIAIMGVCIALLLVIFICYVVYCKFKKSRSHLRKELIERNGHAGGRPADSIPERQISNSNTAGILGDEATSRDIQLTNYRSTNLSEPRGALSFAQRPQTYDDVILPGQESQPLVQEPPAHTGYHLRHEEALAASSRQQADARPNGRRRRRKGVAIGHSDDPQHSGSDLENIKGSRRINELKSSGQNSMSSSASSLASRDLKRPAIPLDERLSNLAMKGVHMPPAYNSSNNRDEVDSPDARRQSLDNTQMSHESPLQASAPASSTTSSSLPTSPTSRERVPSSVSSSSAHRVTTFDNEGRIEEEMLERQDSALQNVMPHSPNLSPQSTNQRLPPHDIFSDQNLRTPPFASPGSDISTGSHKMSPHMKSPYQNKNMHGNVYPYYEHSPHYPHSPSASRHDNRDENSGQFFGHDEQRLNPPSSPRQYQANPEMGMGVPYRPVTVASARHHHLPLLTKEKPELQQMHSEMIPMVGSTVSLSSSNSSNTTERNRNSHKIEV, encoded by the exons ATGGCACTGCTCGAACAATGTATTGTGATTGTATTGAGTCTCATCATTTCATTAAACTATGTCAACTCACAAAATTGTATTCCACCTCCGAAAGGAATGAACATTGAAGAACAAGCATAtcg gTCATCAGTTGTTGTCAAAGTTAAAGTCACAGCCCCTGGTAAAGTGAATCATACAGCGGTCATAACTGAAGTATATGCAACAAAAAATGGTGGACTGAAGAAGACTGATGTAATAACATTTGGTCCAGTAAAGAAAGGGAAAGAATGCCCGCGTATCAAGAAAAACTCcaatcttattttatttttggaagAACCAAGTACAACCGACCCAAAATTTTACAG AATCAAGTATAATCCTCATACAAAAATGAACGTAGccaagaaattgaagaaaaaaatattgtgcAAAGGATGCT TTAAAGCTCCAcaaataaaagagaaaaacaaagaaaaaagtttgaaggaGAATACAAAATTCACTTTCAAGTGTAAGATCAAAGGCAACCCGAAGCCAATGGCAGAAATCCTTAAAGATGGAAAAgctataaaaaaagaaaaaggagtgaagataaaaattagtaaaaa GGGCGGTGGTGGCAGATTAATAATTAGTAAGTTGAAAATGCATCATTCCGGAACATATACATGCGGGACGGAAAATTTTTTAGGAAGTGCGGAAGTCTCTTACAAGCTTACTGTACTGAAAG ATGATTGTGAGGAGTGTGGTTCAAGAGGGGATGGGTTTTGTGTTAATGGACGTTGTTGTATTGTTCCAGTTGTAAATGAAACCGCTTGCAG GTGCAAGAAAGGCTTTACTGGAAAGAGATGTGAAGAACCTTATATTAATGTGTTGAAAACGGAAGATACCGACAATAATCCTT aTATCATTGAAGCACGATATCATCAACAAACTATAGCAATAATGGGAGTTTGTATTGCATTACTCCTTGTTATCTTCATTTGCTATGTCGTGTACTGCAAGTTCAA AAAAAGCCGTAGCCACTTGAGAAAGGAGCTAATTGAAAGGAATGGCCATGCAGGCGGAAGACCTGCCGATAGTATTCCAGAGAGGCAGATTTCTAATTCTAACACAGCAGGGATACTGGGAGATGAAGCAACCAGCAGGGATATTCAACTAACCAATTATCGCTCAACTAATCTGTCTGAACCTCGAGGAGCACTTTCCTTTGCTCAGAGACCACAAACATATGATGATGTCATATTGCCAGGACAAG AATCGCAGCCTCTTGTTCAAGAGCCACCTGCCCATACTGGATATCACCTGAGACATGAAGAA gcTCTTGCGGCATCCAGTCGGCAGCAAGCAGATGCAAGACCCAATGGCAGACGACGCAGAAGAAAAGGAGTTGCTATTGGTCACTctg ACGATCCGCAACATTCCGGGAGTGACTTGGAAAATATTAAAGGTTCAAGGAGAATAAATGAGTTGAAGTCATCAGGCCAAAA CTCTATGTCATCAAGTGCATCATCACTTGCTTCACGGGATTTGAAAAGACCAGCCATTCCACTTGATGAAAG actATCAAACTTGGCAATGAAAGGAGTACACATGCCTCCAGCCTACAATAGTAGCAACAACAGAGATGAAGTTGACTCTCCAGACGCAAGACGTCAAAGCCTTGATAATACTCAGATGTCGCATGAATCACCACTCCAGGCAAGTGCCCCAGCGTCTAGCACGACATCAAGTAGTTTACCCACAAGTCCAACTAGCAGAGAACGAGTCCCTTCTTCTGTCAGTAGCAGTAGTGCACATCGTGTCACAACTTTTGACAATGAGGGTAGGATTGAAGAAGAAATGCTGGAGAGACAAGACAGTGCTCTGCAAAATGTAATGCCACATTCTCCAAACCTATCCCCTCAAAGTACAAATCAGCGCTTGCCACCACATGACATTTTTTCAGATCAAAATCTCAGAACGCCACCTTTTGCCTCACCTGGTTCAGATATCAGTACAGGTAGTCACAAAATGAGCCCTCATATGAAATCCccatatcaaaataaaaatatgcatgGGAATGTATATCCCTATTATGAACATAGTCCACACTATCCACACAGTCCATCTGCTTCTCGCCATGACAATAGGGATGAAAATTCTGGTCAGTTTTTTGGTCACGACGAACAGAGACTAAATCCACCTTCTAGTCCCAGGCAATACCAAGCCAACCCTGAAATGGGAATGGGCGTACCTTATCGTCCAGTAACTGTAGCATCTGCACGTCATCATCACTTGCCGCTACTAACAAAGGAAAAGCCTGAATTACAACAGATGCACAGTGAGATGATACCAATGGTTGGGTCAACAGTATCTCTTTCATCATCCAACAGTTCAAACACAACGGAAAGAAATCGAAATTCTCACAAAATAGAAGTTTGA
- the LOC120347088 gene encoding uncharacterized protein LOC120347088 isoform X5, translating to MALLEQCIVIVLSLIISLNYVNSQNCIPPPKGMNIEEQAYRSSVVVKVKVTAPGKVNHTAVITEVYATKNGGLKKTDVITFGPVKKGKECPRIKKNSNLILFLEEPSTTDPKFYRIKYNPHTKMNVAKKLKKKILCKGCYDCEECGSRGDGFCVNGRCCIVPVVNETACRCKKGFTGKRCEEPYINVLKTEDTDNNPYIIEARYHQQTIAIMGVCIALLLVIFICYVVYCKFKKSRSHLRKELIERNGHAGGRPADSIPERQISNSNTAGILGDEATSRDIQLTNYRSTNLSEPRGALSFAQRPQTYDDVILPGQESQPLVQEPPAHTGYHLRHEEALAASSRQQADARPNGRRRRRKGVAIGHSDDPQHSGSDLENIKGSRRINELKSSGQNSMSSSASSLASRDLKRPAIPLDERLSNLAMKGVHMPPAYNSSNNRDEVDSPDARRQSLDNTQMSHESPLQASAPASSTTSSSLPTSPTSRERVPSSVSSSSAHRVTTFDNEGRIEEEMLERQDSALQNVMPHSPNLSPQSTNQRLPPHDIFSDQNLRTPPFASPGSDISTGSHKMSPHMKSPYQNKNMHGNVYPYYEHSPHYPHSPSASRHDNRDENSGQFFGHDEQRLNPPSSPRQYQANPEMGMGVPYRPVTVASARHHHLPLLTKEKPELQQMHSEMIPMVGSTVSLSSSNSSNTTERNRNSHKIEV from the exons ATGGCACTGCTCGAACAATGTATTGTGATTGTATTGAGTCTCATCATTTCATTAAACTATGTCAACTCACAAAATTGTATTCCACCTCCGAAAGGAATGAACATTGAAGAACAAGCATAtcg gTCATCAGTTGTTGTCAAAGTTAAAGTCACAGCCCCTGGTAAAGTGAATCATACAGCGGTCATAACTGAAGTATATGCAACAAAAAATGGTGGACTGAAGAAGACTGATGTAATAACATTTGGTCCAGTAAAGAAAGGGAAAGAATGCCCGCGTATCAAGAAAAACTCcaatcttattttatttttggaagAACCAAGTACAACCGACCCAAAATTTTACAG AATCAAGTATAATCCTCATACAAAAATGAACGTAGccaagaaattgaagaaaaaaatattgtgcAAAGGATGCT ATGATTGTGAGGAGTGTGGTTCAAGAGGGGATGGGTTTTGTGTTAATGGACGTTGTTGTATTGTTCCAGTTGTAAATGAAACCGCTTGCAG GTGCAAGAAAGGCTTTACTGGAAAGAGATGTGAAGAACCTTATATTAATGTGTTGAAAACGGAAGATACCGACAATAATCCTT aTATCATTGAAGCACGATATCATCAACAAACTATAGCAATAATGGGAGTTTGTATTGCATTACTCCTTGTTATCTTCATTTGCTATGTCGTGTACTGCAAGTTCAA AAAAAGCCGTAGCCACTTGAGAAAGGAGCTAATTGAAAGGAATGGCCATGCAGGCGGAAGACCTGCCGATAGTATTCCAGAGAGGCAGATTTCTAATTCTAACACAGCAGGGATACTGGGAGATGAAGCAACCAGCAGGGATATTCAACTAACCAATTATCGCTCAACTAATCTGTCTGAACCTCGAGGAGCACTTTCCTTTGCTCAGAGACCACAAACATATGATGATGTCATATTGCCAGGACAAG AATCGCAGCCTCTTGTTCAAGAGCCACCTGCCCATACTGGATATCACCTGAGACATGAAGAA gcTCTTGCGGCATCCAGTCGGCAGCAAGCAGATGCAAGACCCAATGGCAGACGACGCAGAAGAAAAGGAGTTGCTATTGGTCACTctg ACGATCCGCAACATTCCGGGAGTGACTTGGAAAATATTAAAGGTTCAAGGAGAATAAATGAGTTGAAGTCATCAGGCCAAAA CTCTATGTCATCAAGTGCATCATCACTTGCTTCACGGGATTTGAAAAGACCAGCCATTCCACTTGATGAAAG actATCAAACTTGGCAATGAAAGGAGTACACATGCCTCCAGCCTACAATAGTAGCAACAACAGAGATGAAGTTGACTCTCCAGACGCAAGACGTCAAAGCCTTGATAATACTCAGATGTCGCATGAATCACCACTCCAGGCAAGTGCCCCAGCGTCTAGCACGACATCAAGTAGTTTACCCACAAGTCCAACTAGCAGAGAACGAGTCCCTTCTTCTGTCAGTAGCAGTAGTGCACATCGTGTCACAACTTTTGACAATGAGGGTAGGATTGAAGAAGAAATGCTGGAGAGACAAGACAGTGCTCTGCAAAATGTAATGCCACATTCTCCAAACCTATCCCCTCAAAGTACAAATCAGCGCTTGCCACCACATGACATTTTTTCAGATCAAAATCTCAGAACGCCACCTTTTGCCTCACCTGGTTCAGATATCAGTACAGGTAGTCACAAAATGAGCCCTCATATGAAATCCccatatcaaaataaaaatatgcatgGGAATGTATATCCCTATTATGAACATAGTCCACACTATCCACACAGTCCATCTGCTTCTCGCCATGACAATAGGGATGAAAATTCTGGTCAGTTTTTTGGTCACGACGAACAGAGACTAAATCCACCTTCTAGTCCCAGGCAATACCAAGCCAACCCTGAAATGGGAATGGGCGTACCTTATCGTCCAGTAACTGTAGCATCTGCACGTCATCATCACTTGCCGCTACTAACAAAGGAAAAGCCTGAATTACAACAGATGCACAGTGAGATGATACCAATGGTTGGGTCAACAGTATCTCTTTCATCATCCAACAGTTCAAACACAACGGAAAGAAATCGAAATTCTCACAAAATAGAAGTTTGA